The following proteins are encoded in a genomic region of Micromonospora olivasterospora:
- a CDS encoding DM13 domain-containing protein: MSLALSRRRAVAAVAAVLALGVAAGLMWFKPWTYVIDTEVDEPLSAVVTAPPSSPTAPGAPTGPALLSQGEFVAQVYDTSGTARIVRGVDGRHRLELVGLATTNGPDLRVWLTDQPVSPGDPGSRVFDDGRYVELGRLKGNRGNQAYDIPAGTDLTGLTSVSLWCKRFSISFGAAPLRAAV; encoded by the coding sequence ATGTCTCTCGCCCTGTCGCGCCGCCGCGCGGTCGCCGCCGTCGCCGCCGTCCTCGCCCTCGGCGTCGCCGCCGGCCTGATGTGGTTCAAGCCGTGGACGTATGTCATCGACACCGAGGTCGACGAGCCGCTGTCGGCGGTCGTCACGGCGCCGCCGTCCTCCCCCACGGCACCCGGCGCCCCGACCGGACCGGCCCTGCTCAGCCAGGGCGAATTCGTCGCCCAGGTGTACGACACGTCGGGCACCGCGCGGATCGTCCGGGGAGTCGACGGCCGGCACCGGCTGGAACTGGTCGGGCTGGCCACCACCAACGGGCCGGACCTGCGGGTCTGGCTCACCGACCAGCCGGTCAGCCCGGGCGATCCGGGGTCGCGGGTCTTCGACGACGGCCGCTATGTCGAGCTGGGCCGGCTCAAGGGCAACCGGGGCAACCAGGCGTACGACATCCCGGCCGGCACGGACCTCACCGGGCTGACCAGCGTCTCGCTCTGGTGCAAGCGGTTCTCCATCTCCTTCGGCGCGGCCCCGCTGCGAGCCGCCGTGTAG
- the cysC gene encoding adenylyl-sulfate kinase, with product MSNGWALPDEVLRDAPAYTPRPGELADLELLLTGAYAPLTGFMTRADLASLNRRGRLADGTPWPVPVALQVPTALADGLDPADPQRRALVLTDGEGAPVAALEVTDIWTAREGVAGIGGAVRRLGDGGHGPFQRLRRSPEEIRALLPPGRVLGVVADRPLHRPQLAQIAHAARTLAAHLLVMIPVGEGVTNGLPSEALVRAVFAARDRMPPATLVAVPLSRRRDEISDALIQARVAAAYGVTHLLSTREMLSGAGLRVLVPRELAYDNRDGQWRWREDIPPRNRRLALSQAEIDDLLDRGFPLPEWHTPPAVAKELSRARPPRRHRGLVVFLTGLSGSGKSTVARGLADVLRESGDRTVTLLDGDVVRRELSAGLGFSKADRDLNVRRIGWVAAEIARHRGVGICCPIAPYAQARATAREMAHAAGAGFVLVHVATPIEVCERRDRKGLYARARAGLLTGMTGVDDPYEEPTDADLVLDTTELTIEEAVRAVMHHLTETGWVEPRLQST from the coding sequence ATGAGCAACGGGTGGGCGCTGCCCGACGAGGTGCTTCGGGACGCGCCGGCGTACACGCCGCGTCCCGGCGAGCTGGCCGATCTCGAACTGCTGCTCACCGGGGCGTACGCGCCGCTCACCGGGTTCATGACCCGGGCGGACCTGGCCTCGCTGAACCGCCGTGGCCGGCTCGCCGACGGGACGCCGTGGCCCGTGCCGGTGGCCCTCCAGGTGCCTACGGCGCTGGCGGACGGCCTGGATCCGGCCGACCCGCAGCGCCGGGCGCTGGTGCTCACCGACGGCGAGGGCGCGCCGGTCGCGGCGCTGGAGGTCACCGACATCTGGACGGCCCGCGAGGGCGTCGCCGGGATCGGCGGCGCGGTGCGCCGGCTGGGCGACGGCGGCCACGGCCCGTTCCAGCGGCTGCGCCGCAGCCCGGAGGAGATCCGGGCGCTGCTGCCCCCCGGGCGGGTGCTCGGTGTCGTCGCCGACCGGCCGCTGCACCGGCCGCAGCTCGCGCAGATCGCCCACGCCGCCCGTACCCTGGCCGCGCACCTGCTGGTCATGATCCCGGTCGGCGAGGGCGTGACCAACGGGCTGCCCTCCGAGGCGCTGGTCCGGGCGGTCTTCGCCGCCCGGGACCGGATGCCCCCGGCGACGCTGGTCGCGGTGCCGCTGTCCCGGCGCCGCGACGAGATCAGCGACGCCCTGATCCAGGCCCGGGTGGCTGCCGCGTACGGGGTGACCCACCTGCTCTCCACCCGCGAGATGCTCTCCGGGGCCGGGCTGCGGGTGCTGGTTCCCCGCGAACTGGCCTACGACAACCGGGACGGGCAGTGGCGCTGGCGGGAGGACATCCCCCCGCGCAACCGGCGGCTGGCGCTGAGCCAGGCGGAGATCGACGACCTGCTCGACCGGGGCTTCCCGTTGCCGGAGTGGCACACCCCGCCGGCCGTGGCCAAGGAGCTGAGCCGGGCGCGTCCGCCGCGCCGGCACCGGGGCCTGGTGGTGTTCCTCACCGGGCTCTCCGGCTCCGGCAAGTCCACCGTCGCCCGGGGCCTGGCGGACGTGCTGCGCGAGAGCGGCGACCGGACGGTGACCCTGCTCGACGGCGACGTGGTGCGCCGGGAGCTCTCCGCCGGGCTTGGCTTCAGCAAGGCCGACCGGGACCTGAACGTCCGCCGGATCGGCTGGGTCGCCGCCGAGATCGCCCGGCACCGGGGAGTCGGCATCTGCTGCCCGATCGCCCCGTACGCCCAGGCGCGGGCGACCGCCCGGGAGATGGCGCACGCGGCCGGCGCCGGGTTCGTGCTGGTGCACGTGGCGACGCCGATCGAGGTCTGCGAGCGGCGCGACCGCAAGGGCCTGTACGCCCGGGCGCGCGCCGGCCTGCTCACCGGGATGACCGGCGTCGACGACCCGTACGAGGAGCCGACCGACGCCGACCTGGTGCTCGACACGACCGAGCTGACGATCGAGGAGGCCGTGCGGGCGGTCATGCACCACCTGACCGAGACCGGCTGGGTGGAGCCCCGCCTCCAGTCCACCTGA
- a CDS encoding DeoR/GlpR family DNA-binding transcription regulator has protein sequence MLARQRQAAILERVRATGGVRVTELAAEFGVSDMTVRRDLEALHERGLLAKVHGGATVPGAGSTDEPGFRAKSVRQLPEKAAIAARAAALVPPGSAVALSAGTTTAELARRLVDVPGLTVVTNSLPVAEILHAGGRPDQTVVLTGGVRTPSDALVGPLAVTAIRSLHLDLLFLGVHGIGERAGFTTPNLMEAETDRALVAAADRLVVLADHTKWGTVGLCSIVELSAADVLVTDDRLAPEGRRVLGERVGELVLVRPGRPAREGTTE, from the coding sequence GTGCTCGCGCGGCAGCGGCAGGCGGCCATCCTGGAGCGGGTCCGGGCGACCGGCGGCGTACGGGTGACCGAGCTGGCCGCCGAGTTCGGCGTCTCCGACATGACCGTCCGGCGTGACCTGGAGGCGCTGCACGAGCGTGGCCTGCTCGCCAAGGTGCACGGCGGCGCCACGGTGCCCGGCGCCGGCTCGACCGACGAGCCCGGCTTCCGCGCGAAGTCGGTGCGCCAACTGCCGGAGAAGGCCGCGATCGCCGCCCGCGCCGCCGCGCTGGTCCCGCCGGGCTCGGCGGTCGCCCTCTCCGCCGGCACCACCACGGCCGAGCTGGCCCGCCGGCTGGTCGACGTGCCGGGGCTGACCGTGGTGACCAACTCCCTGCCGGTCGCCGAGATCCTGCACGCCGGCGGCCGGCCGGACCAGACGGTCGTGCTGACCGGCGGCGTGCGGACGCCGTCCGACGCGCTCGTCGGGCCGCTGGCGGTCACGGCGATCCGCTCGCTGCACCTCGACCTGCTCTTCCTCGGCGTGCACGGGATCGGCGAACGGGCGGGCTTCACCACGCCCAACCTGATGGAGGCCGAGACCGACCGGGCCCTGGTGGCCGCCGCCGACCGGCTGGTCGTGCTCGCCGACCACACCAAGTGGGGCACCGTCGGCCTCTGCTCGATCGTCGAGCTGTCCGCGGCCGACGTGCTGGTCACCGACGACCGGTTGGCGCCGGAGGGCCGCCGGGTACTGGGCGAACGGGTCGGCGAGCTGGTGCTCGTGCGGCCGGGCCGGCCGGCGAGGGAGGGGACGACGGAGTGA
- the galT gene encoding galactose-1-phosphate uridylyltransferase, whose translation MKRTSIELADGRELIYFDERDDAVRDQPDRRELPPPPRASQLRYDPLTDEWVALAVHRQTRTFLPPADQCPLCPSRGDRLSEIPSPDYDVAVFENRFPAFSGRVGEEPAEITPFTPVRSGQGRCEVVCFTDDHDASFARLPPSRVRTVLDALADRTAALAELPGVEQVFCFENRGVEIGVTLHHPHGQIYAYPFVPPRTRAMLGAARRHAERTGGGNLYADVLAAERAAGTRVVAANEHWTAYVPAAARWPFEVHVAPHRPVPDIPALTDEERDAFAPLYLDLLRRFDGLFDLPMPYIAAWHQAPVRVERELAHLHLQLFSIRRARDKLKYLAGAESGMGSFISDVAPERAAELLRAA comes from the coding sequence GTGAAGCGCACGTCGATCGAGCTGGCCGACGGCCGGGAGCTGATCTACTTCGACGAGCGGGACGACGCGGTCCGCGACCAGCCGGACCGGCGGGAACTCCCGCCGCCGCCACGCGCGTCGCAGCTGCGGTACGACCCGCTCACCGACGAGTGGGTGGCGCTCGCCGTGCACCGGCAGACCCGCACCTTCCTGCCCCCGGCCGACCAGTGCCCACTGTGCCCGTCCCGGGGCGACCGGCTCAGCGAGATTCCGTCGCCCGACTACGACGTCGCCGTCTTCGAGAACCGGTTCCCGGCCTTCAGCGGACGCGTCGGCGAGGAGCCGGCGGAGATCACCCCGTTCACGCCGGTCCGGTCCGGCCAGGGCCGGTGCGAGGTGGTGTGCTTCACCGACGACCACGACGCCTCGTTCGCGCGCCTGCCGCCGAGCCGGGTACGCACGGTACTCGACGCCCTCGCCGACCGGACGGCGGCGCTCGCCGAACTGCCCGGGGTGGAGCAGGTGTTCTGCTTCGAGAACCGGGGCGTGGAGATCGGCGTGACCCTGCACCACCCGCACGGGCAGATCTACGCGTACCCGTTCGTCCCGCCGCGCACCCGGGCGATGCTGGGCGCGGCGCGCCGGCACGCCGAGCGCACCGGGGGCGGCAACCTGTACGCGGACGTGCTCGCCGCCGAGCGCGCAGCCGGGACGCGCGTGGTGGCCGCCAACGAGCACTGGACGGCGTACGTGCCGGCGGCCGCCCGCTGGCCGTTCGAGGTGCACGTCGCCCCGCACCGGCCGGTGCCCGACATCCCCGCGTTGACCGACGAGGAGCGGGACGCCTTCGCCCCGCTCTACCTGGACCTGCTGCGCCGCTTCGACGGGCTGTTCGACCTGCCGATGCCGTACATCGCGGCCTGGCACCAGGCCCCCGTGCGCGTCGAGCGCGAGCTCGCGCATCTGCACCTGCAGCTGTTCAGCATCCGGCGCGCCCGGGACAAGCTGAAGTACCTGGCGGGCGCGGAGTCGGGGATGGGCTCGTTCATCAGCGACGTCGCCCCCGAGCGGGCCGCCGAGCTCCTGCGCGCCGCCTGA
- a CDS encoding NADP-dependent isocitrate dehydrogenase, which translates to MAKIKVNNPVVELDGDEMTRIIWKQIREQLILPYLDVDLHYYDLSIQYRDETDDQVTIDAANAIKEHGVGVKCATITPDEARVEEFGLKKMWRSPNGTIRNILGGVVFREPIIMSNVPRLVPGWTKPIVIGRHAHGDQYKATDFVVPGPGTVTITYTPADGSAPVEMEVAKFPGGGVAMGMYNFDDSIRDFARASMRYGLNRGYPVYLSTKNTILKAYDGRFKDIFAEVYEDEFKAEFEAAGISYEHRLIDDMVAAALKWEGGFVWACKNYDGDVQSDTVAQGFGSLGLMTSVLMTPDGRTVEAEAAHGTVTRHYRQWQKGEKTSTNPIASIYAWTRGLAHRGKLDGTPAVTEFANTLEQVIIDTVEGGQMTKDLALLISRDAPWLTTDEFMNALDENLARKLAA; encoded by the coding sequence ATGGCGAAGATCAAGGTAAACAACCCGGTCGTGGAGCTCGACGGCGACGAGATGACCCGGATCATCTGGAAGCAGATCCGGGAGCAGCTGATCCTGCCCTACCTCGACGTCGACCTGCACTACTACGACCTGTCGATCCAGTACCGCGACGAGACCGACGACCAGGTCACCATCGACGCCGCCAACGCCATCAAGGAGCACGGCGTCGGCGTCAAGTGCGCCACCATCACCCCGGACGAGGCCCGGGTGGAGGAGTTCGGCCTGAAGAAGATGTGGCGGTCGCCGAACGGCACCATCCGCAACATCCTCGGCGGCGTCGTCTTCCGCGAGCCGATCATCATGTCCAACGTGCCGCGGCTGGTGCCGGGCTGGACCAAGCCGATCGTCATCGGCCGTCACGCCCACGGCGACCAGTACAAGGCCACCGACTTCGTCGTCCCCGGCCCGGGCACGGTGACCATCACCTACACCCCGGCCGACGGCTCCGCGCCGGTCGAGATGGAGGTCGCCAAGTTCCCCGGCGGCGGCGTCGCCATGGGCATGTACAACTTCGACGACTCCATCCGCGACTTCGCCCGCGCCTCCATGCGCTACGGCCTCAACCGCGGCTACCCGGTGTACCTGTCGACGAAGAACACCATCCTCAAGGCGTACGACGGCCGGTTCAAGGACATCTTCGCCGAGGTCTACGAAGACGAGTTCAAGGCGGAGTTCGAGGCGGCCGGCATCAGCTACGAGCACCGGCTGATCGACGACATGGTCGCCGCCGCGCTCAAGTGGGAGGGCGGCTTCGTCTGGGCCTGCAAGAACTACGACGGTGACGTGCAGTCCGACACCGTCGCGCAGGGCTTCGGCTCGCTCGGACTGATGACCTCGGTCCTGATGACCCCCGACGGCCGGACGGTCGAGGCGGAGGCGGCGCACGGCACCGTCACCCGGCACTACCGGCAGTGGCAGAAGGGCGAGAAGACCTCGACCAACCCGATCGCCTCGATCTACGCCTGGACGCGGGGCCTGGCCCACCGCGGCAAGCTGGACGGCACCCCGGCGGTCACCGAGTTCGCCAACACCCTGGAGCAGGTCATCATCGACACGGTCGAGGGCGGCCAGATGACCAAGGACCTCGCGCTGCTCATCTCGCGGGACGCCCCGTGGCTGACCACCGACGAGTTCATGAACGCGCTGGACGAGAACCTGGCGCGCAAGCTCGCCGCCTGA
- a CDS encoding MBL fold metallo-hydrolase, giving the protein MPLSRTLGSITVTALVDGEGPFFQPREQAFPGATAEHWRAADARDPGAVTPDGRRWLPFRWVVDGEARLAPAVRLLPTPGHTPGHQSVPVAAGDERLLVTGDLLVHAVQLVDPELAYAHEMDPATARTSRTTLLRALPGTTTLSTPHLSAAFAPLRAG; this is encoded by the coding sequence ATGCCACTGAGCCGCACCCTCGGGTCTATCACGGTCACCGCGCTCGTCGACGGGGAGGGGCCGTTCTTCCAGCCCCGCGAGCAGGCGTTCCCGGGCGCCACGGCGGAGCACTGGCGGGCGGCCGACGCGCGGGACCCGGGCGCGGTCACCCCGGACGGGCGGCGGTGGCTGCCGTTCCGCTGGGTGGTCGACGGCGAGGCCCGGCTGGCCCCGGCGGTACGCCTGCTGCCCACCCCCGGGCACACCCCTGGCCACCAGTCGGTGCCGGTGGCGGCCGGGGACGAGCGGCTGCTGGTCACCGGCGACCTGCTGGTGCACGCCGTGCAGCTCGTCGATCCGGAGCTGGCGTACGCCCACGAGATGGACCCGGCGACCGCCCGCACCTCCCGGACGACCCTCCTGCGCGCCCTGCCGGGCACAACCACCCTGTCCACCCCTCACCTGAGCGCGGCCTTCGCCCCCCTCCGCGCGGGTTGA
- a CDS encoding malate dehydrogenase, protein MGKKVTVVGAGFYGSTTAQRLAEYDVFDTVVITDIVEGKPAGLALDLNQSRAIEGFETKLVGVTTGPNGEGYEAIEGSDVVVITAGLPRKPGMSRMDLLETNAKIVRQVSENVAKYAPNAVVIVVSNPLDEMTALTQLATQFPKNRVLGQAGMLDTARFTNFVAEALSVPVKSVKTLTLGSHGDTMVPVPSRSTVDGKPLREVMPAEQIEELVVKTRNGGAEVVALLKTGSAYYAPSAAAARMAKAVAEDSGEVMPVCAWVDGEYGISGVYLGVEAAIGAEGVKRVVETDLDADELAALKEAAEAVRAKQGDIATM, encoded by the coding sequence ATGGGTAAGAAGGTCACTGTCGTCGGGGCCGGCTTCTACGGCTCCACGACCGCGCAGCGCCTGGCCGAGTACGACGTCTTCGACACCGTCGTGATCACCGACATCGTGGAGGGCAAGCCGGCCGGTCTCGCGCTGGACCTCAACCAGTCGCGCGCGATCGAGGGCTTCGAGACCAAGCTCGTCGGCGTCACCACCGGCCCGAACGGCGAGGGCTACGAGGCCATCGAGGGCTCGGACGTCGTGGTGATCACGGCCGGCCTGCCGCGCAAGCCGGGCATGAGCCGGATGGACCTGCTGGAGACGAACGCCAAGATCGTCCGCCAGGTTTCCGAGAACGTCGCCAAGTACGCCCCGAACGCCGTCGTCATCGTCGTGTCCAACCCGCTCGACGAGATGACCGCGCTCACCCAGCTCGCCACGCAGTTCCCGAAGAACCGGGTGCTCGGCCAGGCCGGCATGCTGGACACCGCCCGGTTCACCAACTTCGTCGCCGAGGCGCTGAGCGTGCCGGTGAAGTCCGTGAAGACGCTGACCCTCGGCTCGCACGGCGACACCATGGTGCCGGTGCCGTCGCGCAGCACGGTCGACGGCAAGCCGCTGCGCGAGGTGATGCCGGCCGAGCAGATCGAGGAGTTGGTCGTCAAGACCCGCAACGGCGGCGCCGAGGTGGTGGCGCTGCTCAAGACCGGCTCGGCGTACTACGCCCCGTCGGCCGCAGCCGCCCGGATGGCCAAGGCCGTCGCGGAGGACTCGGGCGAGGTCATGCCGGTCTGCGCCTGGGTCGACGGCGAGTACGGCATCTCCGGCGTGTACCTGGGTGTCGAGGCCGCGATCGGCGCTGAGGGTGTGAAGCGGGTCGTCGAGACCGACCTGGACGCCGACGAGCTGGCCGCCCTGAAGGAGGCCGCCGAGGCCGTCCGCGCCAAGCAGGGCGACATCGCCACCATGTGA
- a CDS encoding bifunctional methylenetetrahydrofolate dehydrogenase/methenyltetrahydrofolate cyclohydrolase, which translates to MTATILDGKATAAEIKDELRVRVKALAERGTIPGLGTVLVGADPGSQAYVNGKHRDCAEVGIASIRRELPADATQQQLDEVLAELNADPACHGYIVQLPLPGHLDTQRTLEAIDPDKDADGLHPVNLGRLVLGYDAPLPCTPRGIVELLRRHDVALRGARVAVVGRGNTVGRPLGLLLTRRSENATVTLCHTGTLDLAAHTRAADIVIVAAGVPGLLTAEMINPGAVVVDVGITRVIGADGKGRYTGDVDPEVAEVAGKLVPMPGGVGPMTRAMLLTNVVERAERG; encoded by the coding sequence GTGACGGCGACGATCCTGGACGGCAAGGCGACCGCGGCGGAGATCAAGGACGAGCTGCGGGTACGCGTCAAGGCGCTGGCGGAGCGCGGCACGATCCCCGGGCTGGGCACTGTCCTGGTCGGGGCCGACCCCGGCTCGCAGGCGTACGTCAACGGCAAGCACCGCGACTGCGCCGAGGTGGGCATCGCCTCGATCCGCCGCGAGCTGCCGGCCGACGCCACCCAGCAGCAGCTCGACGAGGTGCTGGCCGAGCTGAACGCCGACCCGGCCTGCCACGGGTACATCGTCCAGCTTCCGCTGCCCGGCCACCTGGACACCCAGCGGACGCTGGAGGCGATCGACCCGGACAAGGACGCCGACGGCCTGCACCCGGTCAACCTCGGCCGGCTCGTCCTCGGCTACGACGCGCCGCTGCCGTGCACGCCGCGCGGCATCGTCGAGCTGCTCCGCCGGCACGACGTGGCGCTGCGCGGCGCCAGGGTGGCCGTGGTCGGCCGGGGCAACACCGTGGGCCGCCCGCTCGGCCTGCTGCTCACCCGGCGCAGCGAGAACGCCACCGTGACCCTGTGCCACACCGGCACGCTCGACCTCGCCGCGCACACCCGGGCCGCCGACATCGTCATCGTCGCCGCCGGGGTGCCGGGCCTGCTCACCGCCGAAATGATCAACCCGGGCGCGGTGGTGGTCGACGTGGGCATCACCCGGGTGATCGGCGCGGACGGCAAGGGCCGCTACACGGGCGACGTCGACCCGGAGGTCGCCGAGGTGGCCGGCAAGCTCGTACCGATGCCCGGCGGCGTCGGCCCGATGACCCGGGCCATGCTGCTGACCAACGTGGTCGAGCGGGCCGAGCGCGGCTGA
- a CDS encoding transposase, translating to MQRRLVGIDLGIASAHTVRVRDEAGREVCRRRCEPTVDSLSMIESAALAGAAPGTRLEVVIEPTGPAWLPIAVFFTARGHLVFRVSSAKAADLRRFLSRHAKSNGIDADTLARLPLIDPDGLRPLELPDAAAAALDRRVRACDRLTMAASEHKVRIKDLVRQVMPCTPLTGDLGKADLAVLERYADPRALLRLGRARLTALIVKASHNHQGAARAEQWLVAAQAAVDLYGDHPAVAFTDLAAEIATEVRLLRAITTELAAHAAERETCYRWVDPMQLARSLPGLAEVGGPAMTAVIGDATRFPTAAHFKSYLGLAPRASETGDTDRKGQPMSKAGSRLARATLIRAADWARKQDPQLARIYHQQMVERGAEHLKASCVVAARLAERLWTVMRRRMPYVICDVDGTPVTPQQAKQIIAQQWTVTEEIRRRRRSTKRRAGKAPHQALTGHDQKDARSVRTRRPSPPESSATPSRTVKQPALLTTDPR from the coding sequence ATGCAGCGCAGGTTGGTCGGTATCGATTTGGGGATCGCGTCGGCGCACACGGTACGGGTGCGTGACGAGGCCGGACGGGAGGTGTGCCGGCGGCGGTGCGAGCCGACGGTGGACAGCTTGTCGATGATCGAGTCCGCGGCGTTGGCCGGGGCGGCGCCGGGCACGCGGTTGGAGGTGGTGATCGAGCCGACCGGGCCGGCGTGGCTGCCGATCGCGGTGTTCTTCACCGCTCGGGGGCACCTGGTGTTCCGGGTGTCGAGTGCGAAGGCGGCGGATCTGCGCCGGTTCCTGTCGCGGCATGCGAAGTCCAACGGCATTGACGCGGACACCCTGGCCCGCTTGCCGTTGATCGACCCGGACGGGCTACGGCCCCTCGAACTGCCGGATGCGGCAGCGGCGGCGTTGGACCGGCGGGTGCGCGCGTGTGACCGGCTGACCATGGCCGCGTCCGAGCACAAGGTGCGGATCAAGGACCTGGTCCGGCAGGTGATGCCGTGCACCCCGCTGACCGGTGATCTGGGCAAGGCCGACCTGGCGGTGCTGGAACGCTACGCCGACCCGCGTGCCCTGCTGCGGCTGGGCCGGGCCCGGCTGACCGCGCTGATCGTCAAGGCGTCCCACAACCACCAGGGCGCGGCGCGCGCCGAGCAGTGGCTGGTCGCCGCCCAAGCGGCGGTCGACCTCTACGGTGATCACCCGGCGGTCGCGTTCACCGACCTGGCCGCCGAGATCGCCACCGAGGTGCGGCTACTACGCGCCATCACCACCGAGCTGGCCGCGCACGCGGCCGAACGGGAGACCTGTTACCGGTGGGTCGACCCGATGCAGCTGGCCCGTAGCCTGCCCGGCCTGGCCGAGGTCGGCGGACCGGCGATGACCGCGGTCATCGGTGACGCCACCCGGTTCCCCACCGCGGCGCACTTCAAGTCATACCTCGGGCTGGCGCCGCGCGCGTCAGAGACCGGTGACACCGACCGCAAGGGCCAGCCGATGTCCAAGGCCGGCTCCCGGCTGGCCCGGGCCACTCTGATCCGGGCCGCGGACTGGGCTCGCAAGCAGGACCCGCAGCTCGCGCGCATCTACCACCAGCAGATGGTCGAACGCGGTGCCGAACACCTCAAAGCCAGCTGTGTGGTCGCGGCCCGGCTCGCCGAGCGGCTCTGGACCGTGATGCGCCGCCGCATGCCGTATGTCATCTGCGACGTCGACGGCACGCCGGTCACCCCACAGCAGGCGAAACAGATCATCGCCCAGCAGTGGACCGTGACCGAGGAGATCCGCCGCAGGCGGCGCAGCACCAAGCGCAGGGCGGGGAAGGCCCCTCACCAAGCCCTCACGGGACATGATCAAAAAGACGCTCGAAGCGTACGAACGAGGCGACCTTCCCCACCCGAATCCTCCGCGACACCGTCACGGACCGTCAAGCAACCCGCCCTCTTGACAACCGATCCTCGATAG
- the purH gene encoding bifunctional phosphoribosylaminoimidazolecarboxamide formyltransferase/IMP cyclohydrolase, whose translation MSSTQDERRPIRRALVSVYDKSGLVELARALHEAGVEIVSTGSTASTIDGAGVPVTPVESVTGFPEILDGRVKTLHPKIHGGLLADLRKESHAAQLAEHGIAGIDLLVSNLYPFQATVASGADVDECVEQIDIGGPAMVRAAAKNHASVAVVTDPAAYPALLAALREGGYTLAERRVLAARAFAAIAEYDLAVAEWCAVTLAPDAEGWPRFAGLTLRRGAVLRYGENPHQAAALYADPASPPGLAQAEQLHGKEMSYNNYVDADAAWRAANDFADQPAVAIIKHANPCGIAVGADVAEAHRKAHACDPVSAYGGVIAVNRPVSVELARQVADIFTEVLVAPGYEEGAVEILRGKKNIRLLHAPAFDPLPAEWRQVTGGILVQMRDRIDAEGDDPAAWRLATGEAADEETLRDLAFAWRAVRAVKSNAILLARDAATVGVGMGQVNRVDSARLAVTRAGADRARGAVAASDAFFPFADGPRILIEAGVRAIVQPGGSIRDEEVVAACKEAGVTMYLTGTRHFFH comes from the coding sequence GTGAGTTCCACTCAGGACGAGCGCCGCCCGATCCGGCGGGCGCTGGTCAGCGTGTACGACAAGAGCGGCCTCGTCGAGCTTGCCCGGGCCCTGCACGAGGCCGGGGTGGAGATCGTCTCGACCGGCAGCACGGCGTCCACCATCGACGGCGCCGGCGTGCCGGTGACCCCGGTCGAGTCGGTGACCGGCTTCCCCGAGATCCTCGACGGCCGGGTCAAGACGCTGCACCCGAAGATCCACGGGGGCCTCCTGGCCGACCTGCGCAAGGAGTCGCACGCCGCCCAGCTCGCCGAGCACGGCATCGCGGGGATCGACCTGCTCGTGTCCAACCTCTACCCGTTCCAGGCGACGGTCGCCTCCGGCGCCGACGTCGACGAGTGCGTGGAGCAGATCGACATCGGCGGCCCGGCGATGGTCCGGGCCGCGGCCAAGAACCACGCCTCCGTCGCCGTGGTCACCGATCCGGCGGCGTACCCGGCCCTGCTGGCGGCCCTGCGGGAGGGCGGCTACACGCTGGCCGAGCGCCGGGTGCTGGCGGCCCGCGCGTTCGCCGCGATCGCCGAGTACGACCTGGCCGTGGCCGAGTGGTGCGCCGTCACCCTGGCCCCGGACGCCGAGGGCTGGCCGAGGTTCGCCGGGCTGACGCTGCGCCGTGGCGCGGTGCTGCGCTACGGCGAGAACCCGCACCAGGCCGCCGCCCTGTACGCCGACCCGGCCAGCCCGCCGGGGCTGGCCCAGGCCGAGCAGTTGCACGGCAAGGAGATGTCCTACAACAACTACGTCGACGCGGACGCCGCGTGGCGGGCGGCGAACGACTTCGCCGACCAGCCGGCGGTGGCGATCATCAAGCACGCCAACCCGTGCGGGATCGCGGTCGGCGCCGACGTGGCCGAGGCGCACCGCAAGGCGCACGCCTGCGACCCGGTGTCGGCGTACGGCGGGGTGATCGCCGTGAACCGACCGGTGAGCGTCGAGCTGGCCCGGCAGGTCGCCGACATCTTCACGGAGGTGCTGGTCGCCCCCGGCTACGAGGAGGGCGCGGTCGAGATCCTGCGGGGGAAGAAGAACATCCGGCTCCTGCACGCCCCCGCGTTCGACCCGCTGCCGGCCGAGTGGCGGCAGGTCACCGGCGGCATCCTGGTCCAGATGCGCGACCGGATCGACGCCGAGGGCGACGACCCGGCCGCCTGGCGGCTGGCCACCGGCGAGGCGGCCGACGAGGAGACGCTGCGCGACCTGGCGTTCGCCTGGCGGGCGGTGCGCGCGGTGAAGAGCAACGCGATCCTGCTGGCCCGGGACGCCGCGACCGTCGGGGTCGGCATGGGCCAGGTCAACCGCGTCGACTCCGCACGGCTCGCGGTCACCCGCGCCGGCGCCGACCGGGCCCGGGGAGCGGTCGCCGCCTCGGACGCGTTCTTCCCGTTCGCCGACGGCCCGCGGATCCTCATCGAGGCCGGCGTACGCGCCATCGTCCAACCCGGCGGCTCCATCCGGGACGAGGAGGTCGTCGCCGCGTGCAAGGAGGCCGGTGTGACCATGTACCTCACCGGCACCCGCCACTTCTTCCACTGA